From Homalodisca vitripennis isolate AUS2020 chromosome 1, UT_GWSS_2.1, whole genome shotgun sequence, the proteins below share one genomic window:
- the LOC124352716 gene encoding putative gustatory receptor 2a, translated as MHILPKCSLLYIQVFIGFPLKYVPDSAGVPGLIFSPAAFWWGLTVTLLHILFVCYELYRRFMGDLSIQFLETESSVLLLSLSVINGNILLMELVIFSTYAMKYPRFLKFCTLLEEFDHTLELGPSEYSNTGELIIIILSTVTPVILEGADLFKALLKNEDELIIRRMISYVFMVVITCGRTGILIHFQRVAYAIADRFSILNERIRREVLLKLSQFIQRQNPSRADLRLECVTRNVQSLMSAYHLLCDVVNQANVFYNDLLLVSIATAFMNITASLYFSILSIVQGNLAGIIAMAVWTFSQAGFLVLVTLFSSGVSEAAGETAPLVRKLISQDLGSELREQLKSFLLQLLDKNVEFSASGFFPINRKMLTSIAAAVTTYLVIIIQFDAQFT; from the coding sequence ATGCATATACTTCCAAAATGTTCTCTTTTATATATCCAAGTGTTCATAGGATTCCCACTGAAATACGTGCCTGACTCTGCTGGAGTGCCTGGACTCATATTTTCTCCAGCAGCATTCTGGTGGGGATTGACAGTGACTTTACTACATATACTGTTTGTGTGTTATGAACTATACAGAAGATTTATGGGAGATCTCTCAATACAATTCCTAGAGACAGAATCCAGTGTATTGTTGCTTTCTCTAAGTGTGATCAATGGAAATATCCTGTTGATGGAACTTGTCATTTTCAGTACCTACGCCATGAAGTATCCTCGGTTCCTAAAATTCTGCACCTTACTAGAAGAGTTTGACCACACTTTGGAACTTGGACCGTCAGAGTACAGTAATACAGGAGAATTAATCATTATCATCCTTTCCACGGTGACTCCGGTAATACTAGAAGGAGCTGACCTGTTTAAGGCATTACTGAAAAATGAGGATGAACTTATCATCAGAAGGATGATTTCCTATGTCTTTATGGTGGTTATAACCTGCGGCCGAACTGGTATTTTAATCCATTTCCAACGGGTCGCCTACGCCATTGCTGATAGATTCAGCATCCTTAACGAAAGGATCAGACGAGAAGTACTCCTCAAGCTGAGTCAATTTATCCAACGCCAGAACCCTTCACGTGCTGATCTCAGACTGGAATGTGTCACTCGTAACGTCCAGTCGCTTATGAGCGCTTATCATCTCTTATGTGACGTTGTGAACCAAGCCAACGTCTTTTATAACGACTTGTTATTAGTCTCCATCGCTACTGCATTCATGAATATCACTGCGAGTCTTTATTTCTCAATACTTTCAATAGTGCAGGGTAACCTAGCAGGTATTATCGCCATGGCAGTTTGGACCTTTTCCCAAGCCGGTTTTCTGGTGCTGGTCACTCTCTTCAGCTCTGGTGTCTCCGAAGCGGCTGGTGAGACTGCACCGCTCGTCCGTAAGCTGATCAGCCAGGACTTGGGCTCGGAACTGAGGGAACAGCTAAAGTCATTTTTGCTGCAGCTACTAGATAAAAACGTAGAGTTCTCTGCAAGCGGATTTTTCCCGATCAATAGGAAAATGTTGACTTCAATTGCCGCAGCTGTGACTACCTATCTGGTGATAATAATTCAATTTGACGCTCAGTTTACATAA